One Triticum dicoccoides isolate Atlit2015 ecotype Zavitan chromosome 5B, WEW_v2.0, whole genome shotgun sequence genomic window carries:
- the LOC119311642 gene encoding 28 kDa ribonucleoprotein, chloroplastic-like, which translates to MAMASSTTASVAAASLRALAGASPAPLPKPFLVLLSPALPRRLGLGLRAARTRGPLAPLASSDSFFETSASVDVAEPEDEALEAAAEEEPAVVEEDEEDVAAEEEVVGEYVEPPEEAKVYVGNLPYDVDSERLAQLFEQAGVVEVSEVIYNRETDQSRGFGFVTMSTIEEAEKAVEMFHRYDVNGRLLTVNKAAPRGARVERPPRDSGSSFRIYVGNLPWQVDDSRLVELFSEHGKVVDARVVYDRDTGRSRGFGFVTMASQPELDDAIAALDGQSLEGRALRVNVAEERPPRRF; encoded by the exons ATGGCGAtggcctcctccaccaccgcctccgTCGCCGCGGCGTCCCTCCGCGCGCTCGCCGGCGCCTCCCCGGCCCCGCTCCCGAAGCCGTTCCTCGTGCTGCTCTCCCCGGCGCTCCcgcgccgcctcggcctcggcctccgCGCCGCCCGCACGCGCGGCCCGCTCGCCCCGCTCGCCTCCTCCGACTCCTTCTTCGAAACCTCCGCGTCCGTAGACGTCGCCGAGCCGGAGGACGAGGCCCTGGAGGCCGCCGCGGAGGAGGAGCCGGCCGTggtggaggaggatgaggaggatgtggcagcggaggaggaggtggtcggGGAGTACGTGGAGCCGCCGGAGGAGGCCAAGGTGTACGTCGGCAACCTGCCCTACGACGTCGACAGCGAGCGCCTCGCGCAGCTCTTCGAGCAGGCCGGCGTCGTCGAGGTCTCCGAG GTCATTTACAACAGGGAAACAGACCAAAGCCGTGGATTTGGGTTTGTCACCATGAGTACCATTGAAGAGGCTGAGAAGGCCGTGGAGATGTTCCATCGCTAT GACGTGAATGGGAGGCTGTTGACTGTAAACAAGGCAGCTCCTAGAGGCGCCCGGGTGGAAAGGCCTCCCCGTGATTCCGGGTCTTCATTCAGGATCTACGTGGGCAACCTGCCATGGCAAGTGGACGACTCTAGGTTGGTAGAGCTGTTCAGCGAGCACGGCAAAGTTGTCGATGCGAGGGTTGTCTACGACAGAGACACTGGGCGCTCACGGGGATTTGGTTTTGTGACAATGGCATCACAGCCGGAACTTGATGATGCCATCGCTGCCCTCGATGGACAG AGCTTGGAGGGGCGTGCTCTGCGGGTGAACGTCGCGGAGGAGCGGCCACCGCGGAGGTTCTAA